GTATAAGCACCCAAGCAAATAGTCAAGGTATATTATTTATTTATTCTAAACATTCATCAAATTTATCTGAATTATCTGGAGATGTAATAATACTTGATGCTATACAAGATCCTGGAAATATAGGGACTATAATAAGAACCATGGTTGCTACAAACTATAAAACATTATTGTTAACAAAATCATCAGTAGATGTATATTCTCCAAAAGTTGTAAGAGCAACAATGGGCGGAATTTTCAATGTAAATATTATTTATGAAGAAAAAGAGAATATTATTAAATTTTTAAAAGATAATAATTATAATATTATTTCAACTGCACTTAGTGAAGAAAGTGTGGATTATAGAAAAGTAATTCTAAAAAAGGGTAAGAATGCATATGTATTTGGAAATGAAGGTGGAGGAGTTTCAGATGAATTTTTAGAAGTTTCTGATCAAAAAGCTATCATACCAATCTATGGACAAATTGAATCATTAAATGTCTCAATTGCATTAGGTGTTTATCTATATAAGATGAGAGAAATGGATTAACACTGAATAAAAAAACATAATTTAGTTAAATAAGGAATAAACTTTAAAACACAAGTATTTACTTGTGTTTTTTTATATATTTTTCTTTGTAGAAGTATATGGTTAAATAACGTAGACTGAATTTTATATTTTGCTATTTGCTTATTCAGTGTTAATGTGTTATATTAATAGTGAAATTATTATTTTAATATTGAAAGGATGATTTGAGCATGAGAGCAGTAGTAGTTAACAAAGAATCAACTGGTGTTGAAGTTGTTGAAAAAGAATTAAGACCATTAAAAGCTGGAGAAGCTTTAGTAGATGTTGAATATTGTGGTGTTTGTCACACTGACTTACACGTTGCACACGGAGACTTTGGAAAAGTATCAGGAAGAGTATTAGGACACGAAGGAATAGGAATAGTAAGAGAAGTTGCTGAAGGTGTTACTTCATTAGTTCCTGGAGATAGAGTATCTATCGCATGGTTCTTCGAAGGATGCGGAAGATGTGAATATTGTGTAACTGGAAATGAAACTTTATGTCAATCAGTTAAAAATGCAGGATATTCTGCAGACGGTGGTATGGCTGAAGAATGTATAGTTACAGCTGATTATGCTGTTAAAGTTCCTGAAGGATTAGATCCAGCTCAAGCAAGTTCAATTACATGTGCAGGGGTTACTACATATAAAGCAATTAAAGTAGGAAGACCTCAACCTGGACAATGGGTAGTAATATGGGGAGCAGGAGGACTTGGAAACTTAGCAGTTCAATACGCTAAAAAAGTATTTAATACTCGTGTAATCGCAGTAGATATTAATGATGATAAATTAGCTTTAGCAAAAGAAGTTGGAGCTGACTATGTAATTAATGGATTAAAAGAAGATCCAGTTAAGAAAATTATGGAATTAACTCAACTTGGAGCACACATTTCAGTTGTTACAGCTGTATCTAAAGTTGCGTTCAACCAAGCTATAGATTCTGCAAGACCAGCAGGAAGAGTAGTTGCAGTAGGATTACCTTCTGAAACTATGGACGTTTCAATTGTTGCAACAGTATTAAAAGGAATTGAAATAATTGGTTCATTAGTTGGAACAAGAGAAGATCTTAAAGAAGCATTTGAATTTGGAGCAATGGGATTAGTAGTACCAGTAGTTCAAACTAGACCAATCGATGATGCAGTTGCTATCTTCGACGAAATGGAAAAAGGAACTATCCAAGGACGTATGGTTATCGATTTCAGAAAACATAAATGTGGATGTGGATGCCACCATTAAGAATAATAAAAAAGGCTAGTTTTATCTAGCCTTTTTTTTGTCTTAGATTCCTTTATTTTTTAACTAAATAATGTTATAATTAGTTATATTTTCTGAAAGGAGAACTGTATGAGTTATATTAAAATTGAAAATTTAAAAAAAAGATATATAATTGGAGAAAATGAGATTATTGCAAACAATGATATAAACTTTGAAGTTAATAAAGGTGAATTAGTGGTAATACTTGGTTCTTCAGGTGCAGGTAAATCTACTTTACTTAATATTTTAGGTGGAATGGATGTTGCAGATTCAGGGAATATATTTATTGATAATAAAAATATTGCAAAATTTTCTAGAGAAGAATTAACTAAATACAGACGTTTTGATGTTGGATTTATATTTCAATTCTATAATTTATTACCTAATTTAACAGCAAAAGAAAATATAGAATTAGCTTCAGAACTTGTTAAAGAGAATGTAGATGTAAAAGAAATATTAAAAGATGTTGGTCTAGAACATAGAATGGATAATTTCCCTTCACAATTATCAGGAGGGGAGCAACA
The Streptobacillus canis genome window above contains:
- a CDS encoding ABC transporter ATP-binding protein, coding for MSYIKIENLKKRYIIGENEIIANNDINFEVNKGELVVILGSSGAGKSTLLNILGGMDVADSGNIFIDNKNIAKFSREELTKYRRFDVGFIFQFYNLLPNLTAKENIELASELVKENVDVKEILKDVGLEHRMDNFPSQLSGGEQQRVSIARAIAKRPKILLCDEPTGALDFNTGKQVLTLLSELSSNKNVTVIIVTHNSEIAKIADKVIHMQDAKVKEIIINETKMDVSEIKW
- the adhP gene encoding alcohol dehydrogenase AdhP, whose protein sequence is MRAVVVNKESTGVEVVEKELRPLKAGEALVDVEYCGVCHTDLHVAHGDFGKVSGRVLGHEGIGIVREVAEGVTSLVPGDRVSIAWFFEGCGRCEYCVTGNETLCQSVKNAGYSADGGMAEECIVTADYAVKVPEGLDPAQASSITCAGVTTYKAIKVGRPQPGQWVVIWGAGGLGNLAVQYAKKVFNTRVIAVDINDDKLALAKEVGADYVINGLKEDPVKKIMELTQLGAHISVVTAVSKVAFNQAIDSARPAGRVVAVGLPSETMDVSIVATVLKGIEIIGSLVGTREDLKEAFEFGAMGLVVPVVQTRPIDDAVAIFDEMEKGTIQGRMVIDFRKHKCGCGCHH
- a CDS encoding TrmH family RNA methyltransferase, whose translation is MKDVIVSTDNRYYKLIKKLNEKKYRDEAGVFLAEGEKFLEEKNNFSKVIVKESKYMYYEEKYNISKHENLTVLSDKLYDSISTQANSQGILFIYSKHSSNLSELSGDVIILDAIQDPGNIGTIIRTMVATNYKTLLLTKSSVDVYSPKVVRATMGGIFNVNIIYEEKENIIKFLKDNNYNIISTALSEESVDYRKVILKKGKNAYVFGNEGGGVSDEFLEVSDQKAIIPIYGQIESLNVSIALGVYLYKMREMD